Genomic DNA from Chanos chanos chromosome 6, fChaCha1.1, whole genome shotgun sequence:
atgctatTTTCCATGTCACGCTTTGCTTCAGGAGTCCACATCTGAGTGGCTAGTGCTGGATTCGCTCATTTCCCTTGCCTTACCTCCGTTTGTTGCACCTTCACCTTGGGCGGCACTATTCCCATGATTGAGTGTCCCTTTTGTGGCGAGGGCTTCTTTTGGCAAGTGCTGGACGATGGCCCTGATCAGATGGCTGCGGAAACTCCTGCTGAGGAGGCTGTACAGAATGGGGTTGGCTATGGAATGGAGCAAGGAAACAGCCTGCAACACAGCGTAACCAAAGATCAGGTGCTCGGTAGTGTCACAGTCAAACAGCGTCGGTTCCAGGAAGTCCACTACCATCAGCAGCAGGTTCACATTGATGGGTAACCAGCATATTATATACACCAAAGAGTACACATGGAGCAACCATACATTCTTACTGCTACCGCCTTGAACCTCCGGCGACGCCTGCACAGCCCGGGCGGTCAGGATGTTGAAGGTCACTATGATGGCTGCCGGGCCGAGAAactgaaagaggaggaagatcaCAGAGAGGGACGTGTACCACCCCACGTAATCGTACAGAGGAACAATATAGCAGCCAGGTTCTTCCCAGTCAAGTACTTGCACATGAACCGTCTCCAGTAATGAAaggaacagtgagagagtcCACAGCCCGGCGCAGATCAGAGTCCGTTTACGCTTTTCGGACACCCCCCAGGGTTTGGGTGCCGAGCCCCTTCTGACTGTCAAATAGCGTTCCACCGTCATGTAGACGAGAAAGAAGGAGCTGCTGTAGATGTTCAGCACAAAGATCAAGTTGCTGAAACGACATAGGAACTCACCCCATAACCACACATGGTCTAGGATGGTGTCCAGCATATAGAAGGGAACCATGGTCAGTATCATCAGGTCGGACACGCCCATGTTGAGCAGGCAGAATATCACGGTGTTGCGAGAGTGTCTCCGGCGCCAGTTCACCCACACCACCACGGCGTTCACCACCAGCCCGCCGACGAAGAGGAACAGGTGGACGAGGAAGAGGCCAATGCGTCTCGAGTTGTAGTCGGCATTGTAGTTACACGGGCCGAAAAGCCACTCTGATGAATTGTCATGGTGGTAATGGTGGTCGTCCATCTCCTACTTGGAGAGAAGAGATATGtcagccacaaacacaaaataatctaataataaacttcattaaaaatcaacagaagaAACAGGGACATTTttatggttattattattattattattttgtcttcTAGTTTCATCGTTGCTTAATGACTTGTCTCTTTTATCTCCAAGTTAAACTTTGTGACATGCTAGTTTAATATTAATATGATACTGTAGACACCATTTAAGTCTGtgtatatgttaatagtaacaATCCACTACTGAAGTGAAAAGCTGCAGACTGATAAGTGTCTAATTGTGTAGTACAATACAAATGTCTGTGCATCTGCTGGACAGAGTTACTGTCATTAAAGAGTTAATATTTGTCTCATTTTGAGTACATCTTTCGAAGGTACTCTTTTTTCTTGTCCTATGTATCTTGACAGAGCAGCagctaaaataaaaacattttttaaaaaagcatgttTTGAGATGGTACTCAATAAACTGGGTTTTCCTTGTCATATTACAAGGGTGTTAACAATCACGAGTTCTCTTCTAGTCCAGATGAATTCTGAACTTACCTCTGAAATTAAACCGCTGTCAGTTCCTCAGAGGTTTGGTAAAGGATTGAAGGATGTTTCAACTATTTCCGACAGCCCTTGTCTTTCAAAGCCAAATGAATGTTCTTCTCATGAAACCGGTCTTGTGAACTaccctttctctgtcctcctttGTGTCACTGGGATATTTCTGCTGAAGTGATATGGTCGTGTTGGAGGGGGGTTCGAGGCTTCCTCGGAACAGTTGTTATGTGTGTCGGAATGACACTCAGGAAAGAGCGTATGTGGTTGGTTATCTCACACCCACCGTATAGCACTGAGGTAATCCACAGAAGGGGAGGCTTGACATTTTAACCTTAAGAGTGAAAGAGTTGCTGttgaagcagtgtgtgtatccctctctcctttgttCTTTCAATCGGACCTACGTACTTACAAAAACACCCACGGTTTTatctttaagttttttttttcttttcttttttgattaaCTGCAAAATGATCTCAGGTGGGGAAcggagagaaagggaggtggTATTTATATCATGTAACATACAAGAGAGAAACTGTTACCGAGGTAACTGTTCTAGTTACCTTTTACAGGACCTTTTGCACTGGACAGCAAAACAACCAAATCCATCCTGAACATTCAGAGTGCGCAGCTATAGACACTACCAGCCAAGCAGAGATGCAGAAAAAATGTACACAGAGAGAATAGGCAAGAGAAGCagtgaatcaaacacacacacacacacacacacacactaacagtgTCAGGAAACTGCCTTGTTATGAGGGGCAGGGCTGAAAGCGAGAGAGGCCAACAGAGCCTCTCAGAGGAAGCCTGCGGAGAGTTAAATCTCATAGAGGAAAAAAACTCTTAACTGGCTGAGCCTTAGGATAACAagttgtctattttttttctgtcataacaTACACCATTAAATCCAGTTGTTAACTTCAAGCCATTATGCACACTCAGCTGAGTGGGTGCAAAATTATCCTAACTTTAATTCGACTTTAGTTTTAGTAAGACTGTCGTTATTTTTTCTAAAGGTAAGTTAACTAATTGAAGTTGACAGTCTGCACTAGTCTGCCTACAAATAGGCAGGTCTAATTTAAGACCAAGTTTAACTAATTTTGATGGAATAGTCTATTTATGATTCACGGACTTCATATCCAGCATATTGTTAGGTTCAGTGATGTTCTGAATAATTGTGTATACCCCTGATCACATTAATTCTATGTTTCAAACATAATAATGGTGCAAAGCAAAAATTCTGAACGTGTATACTAGGTGGAATGTGGTGCTGACcgacacaaaaaacaaacgtgGAGTTAAATTGAAATCATGATTTGGTatggagagaaaatgcagtTCATGTTATTTTGGGTTTATCAGTGCCTCAAAGATCATGTTGGTTTTACAGTGtatgtcattatgtgtgtgatgtggttgtTCTAATGGAAAGACACTGAGGtaaattaaacataattatGTTTTTGATGCTCGTGACATCAAAGTTTTGTGGGGAGCTGGATCAAATTTTTAGTTTTCTCACTAGATTTAGGGGAGATTATCAGCAATACTCATATGAACATCTCTCTTTtaccttttccctctttcttcatGTAACATATTTCTTCATGtaacatatttctctctttttatctctctatctttctgtcttctctcctttactctctgtctTATAATGTCATTATCTCTTGTCAGCACTTCCACATTGtgtaaagaattttttttctgttctaagCAGGAATGATCAGCAGAATTGAAGGCGATAGGAAAAAAAGCTAAGTCAACATTAACCTCTGGCAGACAAACAACCACCTCTGACTTCCACTAGATGTGAGAGAACAACATTCACAGACGCTTTTGCCATTACTACAAAAACCTGCACCATCATGAAAACCAGAAACTCAACGGACATGCGATGACACATTTATGCGTTATGTAATTCACAGGTGATCATATGTGcaaaaacatactcacacatacatatacataatcaaaaTGAGTTTTTATCAACAAATACAATTACTGTGACCATCATATACACAAAACAACCTGACCAGTGTTAAAAGTCAACTCTGAAAGTGTTTGTAGTAACTTAAATTGGTAAAAACCCATAAACAATACTAGAGCGAATTTACCACTGGCCAGTttactgtgtatttctgtgaagGGCTGCAGAGATCGTTTCTCTCTGGCTACTTTCTCAGCCATGGGACTCCGTCAGTGTGCTCACTGGCTTCTCAAGTGTTTTCCTGACCAAGTTCCTCTCGGTTTCGGCAGTAGGCCTACTCTAAACAGAGATAGGTTTGTGGAATTCGCTGTGTTCCTGGAAACTTTTACGACCCTTTAAGGACACAGGATGCTGGATGATTCTCAGGAAGGCTCTATCACTGAGTTCTATAGACAGGTGTCGTCCTTTTGAAATCACGTCAGTCCATCATGTTGATCACAAATAGTCTCCGCTCAAGTTATTTCACAAAGATAatggaaaactgaaaacaacaacaacaacaacaacaacaacaaaaacaaacccatcaCACAAAGTGACATTAAGGTGGTAAAGTGGTATTCTGCTATAGCCCATGGATACTCCAAACACATTCAATATTCATGACTCACATATCTGAGTGCATTAATTACTATAAACCAGAGTGAACAGAGAGTAAAAGCCTGGGAGAGTAGTTCAGCACTGAGGCATTACTGTGTCATTCTGCACTCTGTCATTCAGCCGATCTccagtctctcacactcacgtgacacacacatgccaaatCTAATGTGCAGGGGGGACCGCATCTGTTAAAAATGGTCTGTTtatctctgactctttctccgTAGAAGTGACAAGATTGCAGCAATTTCTAATATAAACACatgaatcagtgtgtgtcaaTTTGCAAGATCAGCATCCTATTAAGATTTTGACCAACATTAcaacttacatacatatataataatCAACTTCATTTTGTCCATTGATCATAGATTCAGTGGACAACTGAAATAATCTGTAAGGGTGACAATGTGACAAATCAGCGACCTCAATATCGATGCAACCACAAGTGGAGATCAGTTTATCACTTCCAGTTCAAGTATTGGAATTTGAATTGCGGTTAGAGAAACAACTGAGGAAACAGAATTGAGAGTAAATAGCAAAAAGAGAATCTTGAACTACATTCCAACAATTCAATGTAAATCTAATATTTTTGTGAAAACAGTTAGGCTATTGTGATGTTTgaatttaatgttatttaaataTATCTGAAGTCCTGAACAGTGGTTATTTAATTATATtcgaatatttattttaatattgaaatatttttccAATATTGTCCTGTACATAAATGCATTTCATGTTTATCAACTGCAAATAAGACCTATCTTACCACTGGATTTCTTGAACGTAGAATGTAGAATTGTCATCATTCAATTGAATTCTGTCTCCTGtaattcaaattaaattcaaaattgGATTATGAATCTTAAAGACTACTGGGAATTTCAACACCAATTCAAATTCCAAGAAATGGACTGGAACGTAACCACCAATTCTCAGTTCATCTCAGAAATGGTCCCAACCCTGAATGGGTCCATCCTCTGGATCAGTGTTGCTAGGCAAAGATGTTGTAGATGAACTCTCGGAAACGCTTTGCATACTGTTCAGGATGAACAGTAGAGATCTCAGCTCCAGCCTAAAAACATACAAAGTTATTTTAACTAATTAATAAAAAACTTTGTATAACCTAGGTCAATGGTTCAAAACAACCATACATAGATTACAATGAGCACAATTACTGGGATAGTTGATGTTACTAGTTAATCTGACATGGAGTTTCAAAAAGATATGTACTAATTATGACAACtcat
This window encodes:
- the LOC115815286 gene encoding G-protein coupled receptor 182-like, which produces MDDHHYHHDNSSEWLFGPCNYNADYNSRRIGLFLVHLFLFVGGLVVNAVVVWVNWRRRHSRNTVIFCLLNMGVSDLMILTMVPFYMLDTILDHVWLWGEFLCRFSNLIFVLNIYSSSFFLVYMTVERYLTVRRGSAPKPWGVSEKRKRTLICAGLWTLSLFLSLLETVHVQVLDWEEPGCYIVPLYDYVGWYTSLSVIFLLFQFLGPAAIIVTFNILTARAVQASPEVQGGSSKNVWLLHVYSLVYIICWLPINVNLLLMVVDFLEPTLFDCDTTEHLIFGYAVLQAVSLLHSIANPILYSLLSRSFRSHLIRAIVQHLPKEALATKGTLNHGNSAAQGEGATNGGKAREMSESSTSHSDVDS